Proteins from a genomic interval of Musa acuminata AAA Group cultivar baxijiao chromosome BXJ1-9, Cavendish_Baxijiao_AAA, whole genome shotgun sequence:
- the LOC135584119 gene encoding protein WHAT'S THIS FACTOR 1, chloroplastic-like, with the protein MCPSSRHQATDVLAIDLCGTSMAMALVALPNLTPSRRYRSSFLPPTTMSSSFSKTTGMPAAFPCRSKNLPPAPLRTVVRSTAKIVRCPPLDRHAAKHSRLRFARKLKTLLLSKPRHFLPLRVLSRCRPYLGLPPSRSLLSMVLRYPALFRLLRSPFPASLLSVALTPAAEALAARESHVRSRLDSALASKLHCLLMLAPHRSLLLSKLVHLAPDLGLPPNFRSRLCNSHPDRFRTADTSYGRALQLVAWDPALAVPFPSFRPPPSEDDDRRPIIDRPPRFKHLPLRRGLHLKRRHRDYLIRLRELPDVSPYAVAGDEQELGRRMSAEEAEKRACAVVREVLGMTVEKRTLVDHLTHFRKDFGLPNRLRAMLVRHPEMFYVSVKGVRHSVFLVEAYDDKGKLLVEDELLAEKERLMELVREGKRMRRERRRDVGYGADDGDDDEEEDEDSNELDEDDDFANLFEAGIGDDWEEISNWAGDDLVEDEVEEFWVKKAAAMGIVEGSGGSEAW; encoded by the coding sequence ATGTGTCCTTCCTCGCGGCACCAGGCGACCGATGTACTCGCAATCGACCTGTGTGGAACATCGATGGCCATGGCGCTTGTCGCTCTCCCCAACCTCACCCCATCAAGGCGATATAGGTCCTCCTTCCTCCCGCCCACCACCATGTCTTCCTCCTTCTCCAAGACTACCGGAATGCCCGCTGCCTTCCCCTGTCGGAGCAAGAATCTCCCTCCTGCGCCCCTTCGGACCGTCGTCAGATCGACCGCCAAGATCGTCCGCTGCCCGCCACTGGACCGACACGCCGCCAAGCACAGCCGGCTCCGCTTCGCCCGCAAGTTGAAGACGCTTCTCCTCTCCAAGCCCCGCCACTTCCTCCCCCTTCGCGTCCTCTCCCGCTGCCGCCCCTACCTTGGCCTCCCCCCCTCCCGCTCCCTCCTGTCCATGGTCCTCCGCTACCCCGCCCTTTTCCGCCTCCTCCGCTCCCCCTTCCCCGCTTCCCTCCTCTCCGTTGCCCTCACCCCCGCCGCCGAGGCCCTCGCTGCCCGCGAGTCCCACGTCCGCTCCCGCCTCGACTCCGCCCTCGCCTCCAAGCTCCATTGCCTCCTCATGCTCGCTCCTCACCGCTCCCTCCTCCTCTCCAAACTTGTGCACCTCGCCCCCGACCTCGGCCTGCCCCCGAACTTTCGCTCCCGCCTTTGTAACTCCCACCCCGACCGCTTCCGCACTGCCGATACCTCCTATGGCCGCGCCCTCCAACTCGTTGCCTGGGACCCCGCCCTCGCCGTCCCCTTCCCTTCGTTCCGTCCGCCTCCCTCCGAGGACGACGACCGCCGTCCCATCATCGATCGCCCCCCGCGCTTCAAACACCTCCCGCTCCGCCGCGGGCTCCACCTCAAACGTCGCCACCGCGACTACCTCATTCGCCTGCGAGAGCTGCCGGATGTCTCTCCATATGCTGTtgcgggagatgaacaagaactaGGGCGAAGGATGTCGGCGGAGGAGGCCGAGAAGAGGGCGTGTGCGGTGGTCCGGGAGGTGCTGGGGATGACGGTGGAGAAGCGGACCCTGGTGGACCACTTGACGCACTTTAGGAAGGACTTCGGGCTGCCCAACCGGCTTAGGGCAATGCTGGTGCGCCATCCGGAGATGTTCTACGTGAGCGTGAAGGGGGTGCGCCACTCTGTGTTCTTGGTGGAGGCATACGATGACAAGGGGAAGCTGTTGGTGGAGGACGAGCTGCTGGCAGAGAAGGAGAGGTTGATGGAGTTGGTCAGGGAGGGGAAGCggatgaggagggagaggagaagaGATGTTGGATACGGTgctgatgatggtgatgatgatgaagaggagGACGAAGACAGCAACGAACTTGATGAGGATGATGATTTTGCAAACCTGTTTGAGGCTGGCATTGGAGACGACTGGGAGGAGATCAGCAATTGGGCTGGTGATGATCTTGTGGAGGATGAGGTTGAAGAGTTTTGGGTAAAGAAAGCTGCTGCCATGGGCATTGTTGAAGGTAGTGGGGGATCGGAAGCCTGGTGA
- the LOC135592339 gene encoding ALBINO3-like protein 2, chloroplastic — MGLATKLLRHHRRLLLRPLSSPYPLFAPPEYHSHTPSLLCSDHSSITFNPGRRPDNSFRSFSWFAWNPASDNGRDGGGETREDGNFGSSESGSEFSPLGGSPTGVEPSIMGLDGPGMVEEVAGESVWSYPMRAVISLLDGFHDFSGLPWWVIISTSTLALRLSLLPMLIVQLRKAQEIALFFPKLPPPFPPPLSGRSFREQYKLFQKKRRELGCPTYLWNFAFFTVQVPCFLLWMTSIRRMCLDNHPGFDTGGMLWFQNLTDFPSGTLGFVFPILISGLHYVNVQISFRTIRSRNLRGILGLLTKYYKVYLDIMAIPLLFIGFHIPQGSLVYWVTNSSLTLFQLLALKNSFIRMKLGLRDEKVPLREQVSSEKVLPENNIHLTEISVDTLSPQKLLDIALEDLAAGRRNEAIPLLEMAIEKDPELVRALIAKGQILCSQGSLVEAAKYFENAISKIQDEEDPFLLIATFGAGVSHLWQGNKLEGIKHLKRIAELKEPESPANKSCYHQGLVILGSTLFEEGKKSEAAKYLRIAATYDPGVTVYLKECEEAG; from the exons ATGGGTCTCGCGACCAAGCTCCTCCGCCACCATCGCCGCCTCCTCCTTCGTCCTCTCTCTTCCCCCTACCCTCTCTTTGCCCCTCCCGAATACCATAGTCACACCCCATCTCTGCTATGTTCCGATCACTCCTCGATCACCTTCAACCCTGGTCGTCGACCTGATAACTCGTTCCGATCCTTCTCCTGGTTCGCCTGGAACCCGGCTTCGGACAATGGCCGAGACGGAGGCGGAGAGACGCGTGAAGATGGAAACTTCGGAAGCTCGGAGTCGGGATCAGAGTTCAGCCCGCTCGGCGGCTCTCCGACTGGAGTGGAGCCCTCGATTATGGGCCTTGACGGGCCTGGAATGGTGGAGGAAGTGGCCGGCGAGAGCGTTTGGAGTTACCCGATGCGCGCGGTTATCTCGCTTCTTGATGGGTTCCACGATTTTAGTGGCCTTCCATG GTGGGTTATAATCTCCACTTCTACATTGGCTCTTCGGCTATCCCTACTTCCTATGCTTATTGTGCAGTTAAGGAAAGCTCAAGAAATTGCTCTGTTTTTCCCAAAAT TGCCACCTCCATTTCCACCACCTCTATCAGGAAGGAGTTTCAGAGAACAATATAAGCTTttccaaaagaaaagaagagaacttGGGTGTCCAACATATTTGTGGAACTTTGCATTCTTCACTGTCCAG GTACCTTGCTTTTTGTTGTGGATGACTAGTATTCGAAGAATGTGCCTTGATAATCACCCTGGCTTTGATACT GGTGGTATGCTGTGGTTCCAAAATTTGACTGATTTTCCAAGTGGGACTCTGGGTTTTGTATTTCCTATCTTGATCTCTGGACTTCATTATGTCAATGTTCAG ATTTCTTTCAGAACAATCCGGTCCAGGAACTTGCGAGGCATTCTAGGATTATTGACAAAA TACTACAAGGTTTATCTGGACATTATGGCGATCCCTCTACTTTTTATTGGATTCCATATTCCTCAG GGAAGTTTGGTGTATTGGGTGACCAACAGTTCACTGACCCTATTTCAG CTATTGGCCCTGAAAAATTCATTTATACGAATGAAGTTGGGTTTGCGAGATGAGAAAGTTCCTTTGAGAGAACAAGTATCTTCAGAGAAAGTTTTACCTGAGAATAATATTCATTTGACGGAGATCTCTGTGGATACTCTTTCTCCTCAGAAGTTGCTTGAT ATTGCCCTTGAAGATCTAGCAGCAGGGCGTCGCAATGAAGCTATTCCACTTTTAGA AATGGCAATTGAAAAGGACCCTGAGCTGGTTAGAGCTTTGATTGCCAAGGGTCAGATTTTGTGCTCCCAAGGTTCATTGGTGGAAGCGGCCAAATATTTTGAGAATGCAATCTCAAAG ATTCAAGATGAAGAAGATCCCTTTTTACTTATTGCAACTTTTGGTGCGGGAGTTTCACATTTATGGCAG GGAAACAAGTTAGAGGGAATAAAACATTTGAAAAGAATAGCAGAATTAAAAGAACCAGAGAGTCCTGCAAACAAATCCTGTTACCATCAGGGTTTGGTGATTTTAGGGAG CACTTTGTTCGAAGAAGGTAAGAAATCTGAAGCTGCCAAGTATTTACGAATTGCAGCAACTTACGATCCTGGTGTTACTGTATACTTGAAAGAATGTGAAGAGGCAGGATAA